One stretch of Hypanus sabinus isolate sHypSab1 chromosome 29, sHypSab1.hap1, whole genome shotgun sequence DNA includes these proteins:
- the LOC132382747 gene encoding uncharacterized protein LOC132382747 produces the protein MLLYLLISLLGVIVLLATALYLISQSHSQQLSEVSQLNAEQDLMQSSVVFGNISGKVETPNSSEVFNELVTIQSSLGDDHSLLLRRSKQRSVLSRLKLSTFRSKKAEWSQGSKATPERSVAEVSSLGGSVTSVTTQVTQIPAPVGQDEKAADRSKSLKLPPAETTLSSKMDVTQIPAVTPHSDNESPTQLEITVVKLDKTEIEPETTVVKPLPLPLAKTEVVPPAQPFLPSHQTTSPKKGRQPIPRPRKQLEEIGRLSNGKMEREQMVKEIPSDQQSHSEQEPQRNARNWGKRAKFSQGYGSSPARCSVSV, from the exons ATGCTGTTGTATCTACTCATCAGCCTACTGGGGGTCATTGTG ctCTTGGCCACGGCCCTCTACCTGATCAGTCAGTCTCATTCCCAACAGCTTTCCGAGGTGTCCCAGCTGAATGCTGAACAGGATCTCATGCAGTCAAGTGTTGTGTTTGG CAACATATCGGGAAAAGTGGAAACACCAAATTCTAGTGAGGTGTTTAATGAGTTGGTCACAATTCAG TCTTCATTAGGTGATGATCACTCTTTGCTGCTCCGGAGATCGAAACAGCGCTCCGTCCTCTCACGCCTCAAGCTCTCCACATTCAGATCAAAGAAAG CCGAGTGGAGCCAAGGGTCCAAGGCTACCCCCGAGAGGAGCGTGGCTGAGGTTTCCTCACTGGGAGGATCAGTGACCTCGGTGACCACGCAAGTGACCCAGATTCCAGCCCCAGTCGGTCAGGATGAGAAAG CAGCAGATAGGAGCAAGAGTCTGAAGCTGCCCCCAGCAGAGACCACACTCTCATCGAAGATGGATGTGACCCAGATCCCAGCAGTGACTCCCCACAGTGACAATGAGTCCCCCACTCAGCTAGAGATAACCGTGGTCAAGCTGGATAAAACAGAGATCGAACCAGAGACAACAGTGGTCAAGCCCCTGCCACTCCCTCTGGCCAAGACTGAGGTGGTCCCTCCCGCACAGCCGTTTCTGCCATCCCATCAGACCACCTCTCCGAAGAAGGGCCGTCAGCCTATCCCGCGGCCCCGAAAGCAGCTGGAGGAAATTGGCAGGCTGTCAAATGGCAAAATGGAAAGGGAACAG ATGGTGAAGGAAATTCCCAGTGATCAACAGAGTCACTCAGAGCA AGAACCCCAAAGGAACGCAAGAAACTGGGGAAAAAGAGCAAAGTTCAGCCAAGGTTACGGATCAAGCCCAGCACGATGCTCAGTGTCGGTGTAA